One window of Carassius auratus strain Wakin chromosome 17, ASM336829v1, whole genome shotgun sequence genomic DNA carries:
- the eml1 gene encoding echinoderm microtubule-associated protein-like 1 isoform X1, with protein MVLSWPARAEAERSDGVRNLKEPFVSSSEFCFGHYPSRESFPLYFIMSDCEGLPMDDSASAASSMEVTDRIASLEQRVQMQEDEIQLLKSALADVVRRLNVSEEQQAMLNRKGPTKEAAVRRDSPSSDSSAGKPARPMIAALPLRPMVNNGTVLPKKGGTLPSPSSSKKDNSSPATKSTVKRTSSSEQVGPNNRKDSGVDSKNNRTRAGSTGSNSSGKKATENKQREPVFSAGMRRVTHCKDEGYVKMYLKGRPITMYMPKDLVDTYCLEAKADLPPKKLKLDWVYGYRGRDCRSNLYLLPTGETVYFIASVVVLYNVDEQLQRHYTGHTDDIKCLAVHPDKITIATGQVAGTSSDGKLLAPHVRVWDSVSLNTLHILGAGFFDRALVCLSFSKSNGGSWLCVVDDSNDHILSVWDWQREERLAEVKCSNESVFVADFHPTDANMIVTCGKSHLYFWSLEKGSLVKKQGLFEKQEKPKFVLCVTFSENGDAITGDSSGNILVWGKGSNRISLAIQGAHEASVFALCMLRNGTLVSGGKDRKLVSWDENYQKIQTVEVPELYGPIRTVAEGRGETVLIGTTKNYVLQGNLDGEFIPITQGHTDELWGLTVHPVKHQFLTCGHDKHVCMWDSASHQPIWTKTLEDATQSAGFHPSGATVAIGTQTGRWLVLDTESKDLVTVHTDGNEQLSVMRFSPDGNFLAIGSHDNYIYIYAVAENGKKYSRVGKCSGHSSFITHLDWSVDSQYLVSNSGDYEILYWIPSVCKQVVSVETTRDIEWATFTCTLGFHVFGLWPDGSDGTDINAVCSSNAKRLLVTGDDFGKVHLFSFPCCQSRAPSHIYGGHSSHVTNVNFLHDDSHLISTGGKDMSVMQWRVL; from the exons ATGACAGTGCCTCGGCAGCGAGCAGTATGGAGGTGACGGACAGGATCGCCTCTCTGGAGCAGCGGGTTCAGATGCAGGAGGATGAGATTCAGCTGCTCAAGTCGGCGCTGGCTGACGTTGTGAGGAGACTGAACGTCTCAGAGGAGCAGCAGGCCATGCTCAACAGGAAAGGACCAACCAAAG AAGCAGCAGTGAGGAGAGACTCTCCCTCCTCTGACAGCAGTGCTGGGAAGCCAG CTAGACCGATGATTGCAGCCCTGCCCCTGAGACCCATGGTCAATAACGGTACTGTCCTGCCTAAGAAGGGTGGCACACTGCCCTCCCCCTCCAGCTCCAAGAAGGACAACAGCTCACCAGCAACCAAAAG CACTGTGAAAAGGACAAGTTCATCTGAGCAAGTCGGCCCCAACAACAGGAAAGACAGTGGTGTGGACTCCAAAAACAATCGCACACGCGCTGGTTCCACAGGGAGCAACTCCAGCGGCAAGAAAGCTACAGAGAA CAAACAGAGGGAGCCTGTTTTCAGCGCAG GGATGCGACGTGTGACGCACTGCAAAG ATGAAGGGTatgtcaaaatgtatttgaaGGGACGACCCATCACCATGTACATGCCCAAAGACCTGGTGGACACATACTGCCTGGAAGCGAAGGCTGACTTGCCTCCTAAAAAACTAAAGCTAGACTGGGT CTATGGTTACCGGGGCCGTGACTGTCGATCCAACCTGTATTTGCTCCCGACGGGGGAAACGGTTTACTTCATTGCATCTGTGGTTGTGCTGTATAATGTGGATGAGCAACTACAAAGACATTACACTGGACACACTGATGATATCAAGTG CCTCGCTGTCCATCCTGATAAAATCACCATAGCAACAGGACAAGTGGCTGGCACATCCTCAGATGGAAAA cTTTTGGCTCCTCACGTGCGAGTGTGGGACTCTGTGAGTTTGAACACGTTGCACATCCTTGGAGCCGGCTTCTTTGATCGAGCTCTGGTTTGCCTTTCCTTCTCAAAGTCG AACGGAGGAAGCTGGTTGTGTGTTGTGGACGACTCCAATGACCACATTCTGTCTGTGTGGGACTGGCAGAGGGAGGAAAGACTTGCTGAAGTCAAG TGCTCCAATGAGTCAGTCTTTGTTGCTGATTTCCACCCGACAGATGCTAATATGATAGTAACCTGTGGAAAGTCACACCTTTACTTCTGGTCATTAGAAAAGGGATCTCTTGTGAAAAAACAGGGTCTTTTTGAG AAACAAGAGAAGCCCAAGTTTGTATTGTGTGTGACTTTTTCAGAAAATGGCGACGCCATCACTGGAGACTCGAGTGGAAATATACTTGTGTGGGGCAAAG GATCTAATCGTATTAGCTTGGCCATTCAGGGAGCACATGAGGCAAGCGTCTTTGCACTTTGCATGTTGAGAAATGGGACGCTGGTCTCAGGGGGGAAAGACCGTAAACTCGTCTCCTGGGACGAAAATTATCAAAAGATTCAAACGGTGGAG GTGCCTGAGTTATATGGTCCTATTCGGACTGTGGCTGAAGGACGGGGAGAAACGGTTCTTATTGGCACTACCAAAAACTATGTCCTGCAAGGCAACCTGGATGGAGAGTTCATACCCATCACCCAG GGCCACACAGATGAGTTATGGGGCCTGACTGTACATCCTGTGAAGCATCAGTTCCTCACCTGTGGCCACGACAAGCACGTCTGCATGTGGGACTCTGCATCTCATCAGCCCATCTGGACCAAAACATTGGAG GACGCCACTCAGTCGGCCGGCTTCCACCCTTCTGGAGCGACAGTTGCTATAGGAACGCAGACGGGCAG GTGGCTTGTGCTCGATACCGAATCGAAGGATCTTGTCACGGTGCACACGGACGGGAACGAACAGCTGTCGGTTATGCGCTTTTCTCCAG ATGGTAATTTCCTCGCGATCGGGTCACATGACAACTACATCTACATTTATGCTGTGGCAGAAAATGGAAAGAAATACAGTAGAGTTGGAAAGTGCTCA GGTCATTCTAGTTTCATCACACATCTGGATTGGTCTGTGGATTCCCAGTACTTGGTATCCAACTCAGGGGACTATGAGATCCTTTACT GGATTCCTTCTGTGTGTAAGCAAGTAGTGAGTGTGGAGACCACCCGGGATATTGAATGGGCCACTTTCACCTGTACTCTGGGCTTCCATGTTTTTG GACTGTGGCCGGATGGCTCAGATGGTACTGATATCAATGCTGTGTGCAGTTCAAATGCAAAGAGGCTGCTCGTCACCGGAGACGACTTTGGCAAAGTTCACCTCTTCTCATTTCCTTGCTGTCAGTCCCGA gctcctagtCACATCTACGGTGGACACAGCAGCCACGTCACCAATGTTAACTTCTTACATGATGACAGCCACTTAATCTCTACAGGAGGGAAGGACATGAGTGTAATGCAGTGGCGTGTGCTGTAA
- the eml1 gene encoding echinoderm microtubule-associated protein-like 1 isoform X5, which translates to MEDGFSSYSSLYDTSSLLQFCNDDSASAASSMEVTDRIASLEQRVQMQEDEIQLLKSALADVVRRLNVSEEQQAMLNRKGPTKEAAVRRDSPSSDSSAGKPARPMIAALPLRPMVNNGTVLPKKGGTLPSPSSSKKDNSSPATKSTVKRTSSSEQVGPNNRKDSGVDSKNNRTRAGSTGSNSSGKKATENKQREPVFSAGMRRVTHCKDEGYVKMYLKGRPITMYMPKDLVDTYCLEAKADLPPKKLKLDWVYGYRGRDCRSNLYLLPTGETVYFIASVVVLYNVDEQLQRHYTGHTDDIKCLAVHPDKITIATGQVAGTSSDGKLLAPHVRVWDSVSLNTLHILGAGFFDRALVCLSFSKSNGGSWLCVVDDSNDHILSVWDWQREERLAEVKCSNESVFVADFHPTDANMIVTCGKSHLYFWSLEKGSLVKKQGLFEKQEKPKFVLCVTFSENGDAITGDSSGNILVWGKGSNRISLAIQGAHEASVFALCMLRNGTLVSGGKDRKLVSWDENYQKIQTVEVPELYGPIRTVAEGRGETVLIGTTKNYVLQGNLDGEFIPITQGHTDELWGLTVHPVKHQFLTCGHDKHVCMWDSASHQPIWTKTLEDATQSAGFHPSGATVAIGTQTGRWLVLDTESKDLVTVHTDGNEQLSVMRFSPDGNFLAIGSHDNYIYIYAVAENGKKYSRVGKCSGHSSFITHLDWSVDSQYLVSNSGDYEILYWIPSVCKQVVSVETTRDIEWATFTCTLGFHVFGLWPDGSDGTDINAVCSSNAKRLLVTGDDFGKVHLFSFPCCQSRAPSHIYGGHSSHVTNVNFLHDDSHLISTGGKDMSVMQWRVL; encoded by the exons ATGACAGTGCCTCGGCAGCGAGCAGTATGGAGGTGACGGACAGGATCGCCTCTCTGGAGCAGCGGGTTCAGATGCAGGAGGATGAGATTCAGCTGCTCAAGTCGGCGCTGGCTGACGTTGTGAGGAGACTGAACGTCTCAGAGGAGCAGCAGGCCATGCTCAACAGGAAAGGACCAACCAAAG AAGCAGCAGTGAGGAGAGACTCTCCCTCCTCTGACAGCAGTGCTGGGAAGCCAG CTAGACCGATGATTGCAGCCCTGCCCCTGAGACCCATGGTCAATAACGGTACTGTCCTGCCTAAGAAGGGTGGCACACTGCCCTCCCCCTCCAGCTCCAAGAAGGACAACAGCTCACCAGCAACCAAAAG CACTGTGAAAAGGACAAGTTCATCTGAGCAAGTCGGCCCCAACAACAGGAAAGACAGTGGTGTGGACTCCAAAAACAATCGCACACGCGCTGGTTCCACAGGGAGCAACTCCAGCGGCAAGAAAGCTACAGAGAA CAAACAGAGGGAGCCTGTTTTCAGCGCAG GGATGCGACGTGTGACGCACTGCAAAG ATGAAGGGTatgtcaaaatgtatttgaaGGGACGACCCATCACCATGTACATGCCCAAAGACCTGGTGGACACATACTGCCTGGAAGCGAAGGCTGACTTGCCTCCTAAAAAACTAAAGCTAGACTGGGT CTATGGTTACCGGGGCCGTGACTGTCGATCCAACCTGTATTTGCTCCCGACGGGGGAAACGGTTTACTTCATTGCATCTGTGGTTGTGCTGTATAATGTGGATGAGCAACTACAAAGACATTACACTGGACACACTGATGATATCAAGTG CCTCGCTGTCCATCCTGATAAAATCACCATAGCAACAGGACAAGTGGCTGGCACATCCTCAGATGGAAAA cTTTTGGCTCCTCACGTGCGAGTGTGGGACTCTGTGAGTTTGAACACGTTGCACATCCTTGGAGCCGGCTTCTTTGATCGAGCTCTGGTTTGCCTTTCCTTCTCAAAGTCG AACGGAGGAAGCTGGTTGTGTGTTGTGGACGACTCCAATGACCACATTCTGTCTGTGTGGGACTGGCAGAGGGAGGAAAGACTTGCTGAAGTCAAG TGCTCCAATGAGTCAGTCTTTGTTGCTGATTTCCACCCGACAGATGCTAATATGATAGTAACCTGTGGAAAGTCACACCTTTACTTCTGGTCATTAGAAAAGGGATCTCTTGTGAAAAAACAGGGTCTTTTTGAG AAACAAGAGAAGCCCAAGTTTGTATTGTGTGTGACTTTTTCAGAAAATGGCGACGCCATCACTGGAGACTCGAGTGGAAATATACTTGTGTGGGGCAAAG GATCTAATCGTATTAGCTTGGCCATTCAGGGAGCACATGAGGCAAGCGTCTTTGCACTTTGCATGTTGAGAAATGGGACGCTGGTCTCAGGGGGGAAAGACCGTAAACTCGTCTCCTGGGACGAAAATTATCAAAAGATTCAAACGGTGGAG GTGCCTGAGTTATATGGTCCTATTCGGACTGTGGCTGAAGGACGGGGAGAAACGGTTCTTATTGGCACTACCAAAAACTATGTCCTGCAAGGCAACCTGGATGGAGAGTTCATACCCATCACCCAG GGCCACACAGATGAGTTATGGGGCCTGACTGTACATCCTGTGAAGCATCAGTTCCTCACCTGTGGCCACGACAAGCACGTCTGCATGTGGGACTCTGCATCTCATCAGCCCATCTGGACCAAAACATTGGAG GACGCCACTCAGTCGGCCGGCTTCCACCCTTCTGGAGCGACAGTTGCTATAGGAACGCAGACGGGCAG GTGGCTTGTGCTCGATACCGAATCGAAGGATCTTGTCACGGTGCACACGGACGGGAACGAACAGCTGTCGGTTATGCGCTTTTCTCCAG ATGGTAATTTCCTCGCGATCGGGTCACATGACAACTACATCTACATTTATGCTGTGGCAGAAAATGGAAAGAAATACAGTAGAGTTGGAAAGTGCTCA GGTCATTCTAGTTTCATCACACATCTGGATTGGTCTGTGGATTCCCAGTACTTGGTATCCAACTCAGGGGACTATGAGATCCTTTACT GGATTCCTTCTGTGTGTAAGCAAGTAGTGAGTGTGGAGACCACCCGGGATATTGAATGGGCCACTTTCACCTGTACTCTGGGCTTCCATGTTTTTG GACTGTGGCCGGATGGCTCAGATGGTACTGATATCAATGCTGTGTGCAGTTCAAATGCAAAGAGGCTGCTCGTCACCGGAGACGACTTTGGCAAAGTTCACCTCTTCTCATTTCCTTGCTGTCAGTCCCGA gctcctagtCACATCTACGGTGGACACAGCAGCCACGTCACCAATGTTAACTTCTTACATGATGACAGCCACTTAATCTCTACAGGAGGGAAGGACATGAGTGTAATGCAGTGGCGTGTGCTGTAA
- the eml1 gene encoding echinoderm microtubule-associated protein-like 1 isoform X6, translating to MEDGFSSYSSLYDTSSLLQFCNDDSASAASSMEVTDRIASLEQRVQMQEDEIQLLKSALADVVRRLNVSEEQQAMLNRKGPTKARPMIAALPLRPMVNNGTVLPKKGGTLPSPSSSKKDNSSPATKSTVKRTSSSEQVGPNNRKDSGVDSKNNRTRAGSTGSNSSGKKATENKQREPVFSADEGYVKMYLKGRPITMYMPKDLVDTYCLEAKADLPPKKLKLDWVYGYRGRDCRSNLYLLPTGETVYFIASVVVLYNVDEQLQRHYTGHTDDIKCLAVHPDKITIATGQVAGTSSDGKLLAPHVRVWDSVSLNTLHILGAGFFDRALVCLSFSKSNGGSWLCVVDDSNDHILSVWDWQREERLAEVKCSNESVFVADFHPTDANMIVTCGKSHLYFWSLEKGSLVKKQGLFEKQEKPKFVLCVTFSENGDAITGDSSGNILVWGKGSNRISLAIQGAHEASVFALCMLRNGTLVSGGKDRKLVSWDENYQKIQTVEVPELYGPIRTVAEGRGETVLIGTTKNYVLQGNLDGEFIPITQGHTDELWGLTVHPVKHQFLTCGHDKHVCMWDSASHQPIWTKTLEDATQSAGFHPSGATVAIGTQTGRWLVLDTESKDLVTVHTDGNEQLSVMRFSPDGNFLAIGSHDNYIYIYAVAENGKKYSRVGKCSGHSSFITHLDWSVDSQYLVSNSGDYEILYWIPSVCKQVVSVETTRDIEWATFTCTLGFHVFGLWPDGSDGTDINAVCSSNAKRLLVTGDDFGKVHLFSFPCCQSRAPSHIYGGHSSHVTNVNFLHDDSHLISTGGKDMSVMQWRVL from the exons ATGACAGTGCCTCGGCAGCGAGCAGTATGGAGGTGACGGACAGGATCGCCTCTCTGGAGCAGCGGGTTCAGATGCAGGAGGATGAGATTCAGCTGCTCAAGTCGGCGCTGGCTGACGTTGTGAGGAGACTGAACGTCTCAGAGGAGCAGCAGGCCATGCTCAACAGGAAAGGACCAACCAAAG CTAGACCGATGATTGCAGCCCTGCCCCTGAGACCCATGGTCAATAACGGTACTGTCCTGCCTAAGAAGGGTGGCACACTGCCCTCCCCCTCCAGCTCCAAGAAGGACAACAGCTCACCAGCAACCAAAAG CACTGTGAAAAGGACAAGTTCATCTGAGCAAGTCGGCCCCAACAACAGGAAAGACAGTGGTGTGGACTCCAAAAACAATCGCACACGCGCTGGTTCCACAGGGAGCAACTCCAGCGGCAAGAAAGCTACAGAGAA CAAACAGAGGGAGCCTGTTTTCAGCGCAG ATGAAGGGTatgtcaaaatgtatttgaaGGGACGACCCATCACCATGTACATGCCCAAAGACCTGGTGGACACATACTGCCTGGAAGCGAAGGCTGACTTGCCTCCTAAAAAACTAAAGCTAGACTGGGT CTATGGTTACCGGGGCCGTGACTGTCGATCCAACCTGTATTTGCTCCCGACGGGGGAAACGGTTTACTTCATTGCATCTGTGGTTGTGCTGTATAATGTGGATGAGCAACTACAAAGACATTACACTGGACACACTGATGATATCAAGTG CCTCGCTGTCCATCCTGATAAAATCACCATAGCAACAGGACAAGTGGCTGGCACATCCTCAGATGGAAAA cTTTTGGCTCCTCACGTGCGAGTGTGGGACTCTGTGAGTTTGAACACGTTGCACATCCTTGGAGCCGGCTTCTTTGATCGAGCTCTGGTTTGCCTTTCCTTCTCAAAGTCG AACGGAGGAAGCTGGTTGTGTGTTGTGGACGACTCCAATGACCACATTCTGTCTGTGTGGGACTGGCAGAGGGAGGAAAGACTTGCTGAAGTCAAG TGCTCCAATGAGTCAGTCTTTGTTGCTGATTTCCACCCGACAGATGCTAATATGATAGTAACCTGTGGAAAGTCACACCTTTACTTCTGGTCATTAGAAAAGGGATCTCTTGTGAAAAAACAGGGTCTTTTTGAG AAACAAGAGAAGCCCAAGTTTGTATTGTGTGTGACTTTTTCAGAAAATGGCGACGCCATCACTGGAGACTCGAGTGGAAATATACTTGTGTGGGGCAAAG GATCTAATCGTATTAGCTTGGCCATTCAGGGAGCACATGAGGCAAGCGTCTTTGCACTTTGCATGTTGAGAAATGGGACGCTGGTCTCAGGGGGGAAAGACCGTAAACTCGTCTCCTGGGACGAAAATTATCAAAAGATTCAAACGGTGGAG GTGCCTGAGTTATATGGTCCTATTCGGACTGTGGCTGAAGGACGGGGAGAAACGGTTCTTATTGGCACTACCAAAAACTATGTCCTGCAAGGCAACCTGGATGGAGAGTTCATACCCATCACCCAG GGCCACACAGATGAGTTATGGGGCCTGACTGTACATCCTGTGAAGCATCAGTTCCTCACCTGTGGCCACGACAAGCACGTCTGCATGTGGGACTCTGCATCTCATCAGCCCATCTGGACCAAAACATTGGAG GACGCCACTCAGTCGGCCGGCTTCCACCCTTCTGGAGCGACAGTTGCTATAGGAACGCAGACGGGCAG GTGGCTTGTGCTCGATACCGAATCGAAGGATCTTGTCACGGTGCACACGGACGGGAACGAACAGCTGTCGGTTATGCGCTTTTCTCCAG ATGGTAATTTCCTCGCGATCGGGTCACATGACAACTACATCTACATTTATGCTGTGGCAGAAAATGGAAAGAAATACAGTAGAGTTGGAAAGTGCTCA GGTCATTCTAGTTTCATCACACATCTGGATTGGTCTGTGGATTCCCAGTACTTGGTATCCAACTCAGGGGACTATGAGATCCTTTACT GGATTCCTTCTGTGTGTAAGCAAGTAGTGAGTGTGGAGACCACCCGGGATATTGAATGGGCCACTTTCACCTGTACTCTGGGCTTCCATGTTTTTG GACTGTGGCCGGATGGCTCAGATGGTACTGATATCAATGCTGTGTGCAGTTCAAATGCAAAGAGGCTGCTCGTCACCGGAGACGACTTTGGCAAAGTTCACCTCTTCTCATTTCCTTGCTGTCAGTCCCGA gctcctagtCACATCTACGGTGGACACAGCAGCCACGTCACCAATGTTAACTTCTTACATGATGACAGCCACTTAATCTCTACAGGAGGGAAGGACATGAGTGTAATGCAGTGGCGTGTGCTGTAA
- the eml1 gene encoding echinoderm microtubule-associated protein-like 1 isoform X4 — translation MVLSWPARAEAERSDGVRNLKEPFVSSSEFCFGHYPSRESFPLYFIMSDCEGLPMDDSASAASSMEVTDRIASLEQRVQMQEDEIQLLKSALADVVRRLNVSEEQQAMLNRKGPTKARPMIAALPLRPMVNNGTVLPKKGGTLPSPSSSKKDNSSPATKSTVKRTSSSEQVGPNNRKDSGVDSKNNRTRAGSTGSNSSGKKATENKQREPVFSADEGYVKMYLKGRPITMYMPKDLVDTYCLEAKADLPPKKLKLDWVYGYRGRDCRSNLYLLPTGETVYFIASVVVLYNVDEQLQRHYTGHTDDIKCLAVHPDKITIATGQVAGTSSDGKLLAPHVRVWDSVSLNTLHILGAGFFDRALVCLSFSKSNGGSWLCVVDDSNDHILSVWDWQREERLAEVKCSNESVFVADFHPTDANMIVTCGKSHLYFWSLEKGSLVKKQGLFEKQEKPKFVLCVTFSENGDAITGDSSGNILVWGKGSNRISLAIQGAHEASVFALCMLRNGTLVSGGKDRKLVSWDENYQKIQTVEVPELYGPIRTVAEGRGETVLIGTTKNYVLQGNLDGEFIPITQGHTDELWGLTVHPVKHQFLTCGHDKHVCMWDSASHQPIWTKTLEDATQSAGFHPSGATVAIGTQTGRWLVLDTESKDLVTVHTDGNEQLSVMRFSPDGNFLAIGSHDNYIYIYAVAENGKKYSRVGKCSGHSSFITHLDWSVDSQYLVSNSGDYEILYWIPSVCKQVVSVETTRDIEWATFTCTLGFHVFGLWPDGSDGTDINAVCSSNAKRLLVTGDDFGKVHLFSFPCCQSRAPSHIYGGHSSHVTNVNFLHDDSHLISTGGKDMSVMQWRVL, via the exons ATGACAGTGCCTCGGCAGCGAGCAGTATGGAGGTGACGGACAGGATCGCCTCTCTGGAGCAGCGGGTTCAGATGCAGGAGGATGAGATTCAGCTGCTCAAGTCGGCGCTGGCTGACGTTGTGAGGAGACTGAACGTCTCAGAGGAGCAGCAGGCCATGCTCAACAGGAAAGGACCAACCAAAG CTAGACCGATGATTGCAGCCCTGCCCCTGAGACCCATGGTCAATAACGGTACTGTCCTGCCTAAGAAGGGTGGCACACTGCCCTCCCCCTCCAGCTCCAAGAAGGACAACAGCTCACCAGCAACCAAAAG CACTGTGAAAAGGACAAGTTCATCTGAGCAAGTCGGCCCCAACAACAGGAAAGACAGTGGTGTGGACTCCAAAAACAATCGCACACGCGCTGGTTCCACAGGGAGCAACTCCAGCGGCAAGAAAGCTACAGAGAA CAAACAGAGGGAGCCTGTTTTCAGCGCAG ATGAAGGGTatgtcaaaatgtatttgaaGGGACGACCCATCACCATGTACATGCCCAAAGACCTGGTGGACACATACTGCCTGGAAGCGAAGGCTGACTTGCCTCCTAAAAAACTAAAGCTAGACTGGGT CTATGGTTACCGGGGCCGTGACTGTCGATCCAACCTGTATTTGCTCCCGACGGGGGAAACGGTTTACTTCATTGCATCTGTGGTTGTGCTGTATAATGTGGATGAGCAACTACAAAGACATTACACTGGACACACTGATGATATCAAGTG CCTCGCTGTCCATCCTGATAAAATCACCATAGCAACAGGACAAGTGGCTGGCACATCCTCAGATGGAAAA cTTTTGGCTCCTCACGTGCGAGTGTGGGACTCTGTGAGTTTGAACACGTTGCACATCCTTGGAGCCGGCTTCTTTGATCGAGCTCTGGTTTGCCTTTCCTTCTCAAAGTCG AACGGAGGAAGCTGGTTGTGTGTTGTGGACGACTCCAATGACCACATTCTGTCTGTGTGGGACTGGCAGAGGGAGGAAAGACTTGCTGAAGTCAAG TGCTCCAATGAGTCAGTCTTTGTTGCTGATTTCCACCCGACAGATGCTAATATGATAGTAACCTGTGGAAAGTCACACCTTTACTTCTGGTCATTAGAAAAGGGATCTCTTGTGAAAAAACAGGGTCTTTTTGAG AAACAAGAGAAGCCCAAGTTTGTATTGTGTGTGACTTTTTCAGAAAATGGCGACGCCATCACTGGAGACTCGAGTGGAAATATACTTGTGTGGGGCAAAG GATCTAATCGTATTAGCTTGGCCATTCAGGGAGCACATGAGGCAAGCGTCTTTGCACTTTGCATGTTGAGAAATGGGACGCTGGTCTCAGGGGGGAAAGACCGTAAACTCGTCTCCTGGGACGAAAATTATCAAAAGATTCAAACGGTGGAG GTGCCTGAGTTATATGGTCCTATTCGGACTGTGGCTGAAGGACGGGGAGAAACGGTTCTTATTGGCACTACCAAAAACTATGTCCTGCAAGGCAACCTGGATGGAGAGTTCATACCCATCACCCAG GGCCACACAGATGAGTTATGGGGCCTGACTGTACATCCTGTGAAGCATCAGTTCCTCACCTGTGGCCACGACAAGCACGTCTGCATGTGGGACTCTGCATCTCATCAGCCCATCTGGACCAAAACATTGGAG GACGCCACTCAGTCGGCCGGCTTCCACCCTTCTGGAGCGACAGTTGCTATAGGAACGCAGACGGGCAG GTGGCTTGTGCTCGATACCGAATCGAAGGATCTTGTCACGGTGCACACGGACGGGAACGAACAGCTGTCGGTTATGCGCTTTTCTCCAG ATGGTAATTTCCTCGCGATCGGGTCACATGACAACTACATCTACATTTATGCTGTGGCAGAAAATGGAAAGAAATACAGTAGAGTTGGAAAGTGCTCA GGTCATTCTAGTTTCATCACACATCTGGATTGGTCTGTGGATTCCCAGTACTTGGTATCCAACTCAGGGGACTATGAGATCCTTTACT GGATTCCTTCTGTGTGTAAGCAAGTAGTGAGTGTGGAGACCACCCGGGATATTGAATGGGCCACTTTCACCTGTACTCTGGGCTTCCATGTTTTTG GACTGTGGCCGGATGGCTCAGATGGTACTGATATCAATGCTGTGTGCAGTTCAAATGCAAAGAGGCTGCTCGTCACCGGAGACGACTTTGGCAAAGTTCACCTCTTCTCATTTCCTTGCTGTCAGTCCCGA gctcctagtCACATCTACGGTGGACACAGCAGCCACGTCACCAATGTTAACTTCTTACATGATGACAGCCACTTAATCTCTACAGGAGGGAAGGACATGAGTGTAATGCAGTGGCGTGTGCTGTAA